DNA sequence from the Pseudomonas tritici genome:
CAAGATCTCTCGACAGGAACTGTACGCGCTGCTTCGTTAGACCTGGCTGTCTTCTGCCGTGCACACGCGGCAGAAGTTGGCAGGCGTTTGATGCAGTAAATACAACCCAGGCGTGCAGAAACCGTTTACGAAAATGCACCACCAAGAAAATATCCACCGGTCATTGATTACCGGTGGGGGCCTTCATCTACCGGATTAGGTCTGGACCATGAATTCGACATCATTTGAATCCCGTCACTCCCAGTACAACGCCTCGGCCCTGGTCGGGCTTGCGCAGGAGGCAGAAAGCCCAACAGCATCCCGGCTACAGGGGCTCAACCTCACATCCTCGCCCAAGTCCAGCTTCAAGGCGCCCACCGCCGAAGATTTTGACAAAGGCTCTCGGGTGTTCATGGAAGAGCCGGCGCCCAGCCCTGTACTTTCGATGTTTGCCAGCTTTTGGAGCAAGTTGTCCCGCCGCTAGCAGGCCGTTCCAGGCCATGGATGGCCCACAAAACTGAGGCGGTTACAAACGCTCAAGGTTCACCGGGGCATATCGGGCGTCTTGGACGACCGTCTGCGGAACCATTGTTTTCTGAGAGCCACTCAGTCGGTGCTTGTGCCATGTTGATTTCGAGGCGTTTTCGAGGATCAGGCAATCAGGCCCAGGCTACGGAATCTAGATAGGGTGGAGGTGAATCATGATTGGTAGTGTCAATAATCCGGGCTTTACGCAAATGGCGGCGCCAGCGACATCAGGGTCGGCGGGAAGCGGTCACTCTCGTTTTGAGGTCGATGCTCGCGCATTAGGTAAACCGCTGCCAGCGGCGCAGCCAATCAACTCCCGATTCGCGAATGGCGCCGACCGGCACTTTGACGGTCAGAATCTGTACGGAGGCATGACGAAGGTTGGTAACCCCTTTGTCAGCTCAGACGATCATCTGTTGGCGACTGACCTGAAGAACAACCTGCCATTGCTGGACGCCTTCAAAAAAGAGGGACGACTGACCCAAAGCTCTTTGCAGGAGATTGCCAAAGAGGAACCCAGCAGCAGTAAGGTCTCCGAGCGCACGATTATGTTGGCGCGAGAGATACTCAACCGCCCCCGGCTGAACGATGCCATTACTGCAAAGGGCGGTGAAATCACCCATGAAAGCCTTACCTCGGCGAGCGACTCACAGATCGGTAATACCAACCCCAACACGCAGAGCGCGGATCCGTTCCATGGGAAAACTAACGCGCAGGTCGTCCAGGCATTCAAGGGGAAATTCAATGATTGGCGGGACAAGTCACAAGACAACGATATTTTGTTTGGATTAGAAAAACATCGCTACGTTCGAAGGGAGACAATTATTGAGATTAGCAAGGACCCTAACGTAACGGATGCTAAGGGTGAGGTTGTGCGGGATCCGCGCACCGGGTTCCCTTTGAAAAAATACAGCGAGGATGAGGTATATCTGGCCAAAAATCTTGTGGGGAGACCAGGCTTATTGGACTCTCTGGACAGTTACAAGGCTAACGGTTACAACATCTTCGGTAGCCGTAACGACGATGGGTGGTTGAAGAACTACAGCATTGATCGCTGGCTGGAGAACGACAAGAAAGAGAGAGGGTAATTAAAGAAGCGCACAGCGGCATGAGCAGCTGAAAGACTCAAGCTGCTCATGCCGCTGTGCGGTCATACCCGCAGTATTTTCCCACTGACCGCCACTGCCGCCAGCAACATGCCTATCAACAGGAAGGCGGTTGCCAGGCTGCTGCCATGGGCGATAAATCCAATCACGGCAGGCCCGGCCAATATCCCCGCGTAGCCCAGGGTTGTAATGGCCGGCACGGCAATGTGTTCTGGCATGACATTCTGTTTGCCAACCGCGGTATAGAGCACCGGGACAATATTGGAGCACCCGGCACCTACGAGTGCATAACCCAACAATGCCACTTCCCAGGCTGGGGATAATGTGGCGAGGAATGTGCCGGCGGCGGCGAGGGCGCCACCGGCCACGATGACCCAGGTCGCGCCCAGCCGGCGCACGATTGCGTCACCGGTCAACCGCCCGGCAGTCATGGTCAAGGCAAATGCCGCGTAACCCAGGCCAGCATAGGCTTCGTCAAGGCTGCGCTCGTCACTGAGGAACACTGCGCTCCAGTCGAGCACCGCACCTTCGGCAAGAAACACGATAAAGCACAGGCAACCGATGAACAGCACCACGCCGTGGGGCACGGCAAAAGCCGGGCCCGAACTCTCACTGCCATAAGGCAACAGATGCGGTGCGGCCTTGAGCAGCGCCGCCAGCGTAATGACGATCACCACGAGGGTTGCCTGCAGCGGCGACAGGCCCAGCCCCAGCAATGCCGAAACCCCCGCCGCGCCGACGATTCCTCCCAGGCTGAACAGCCCGTGAAAGCCAGACATCATGGTTTTGCCGCTGGCCCGCTCCACGATCACCGCCTGCAGGTTGACGGTGGAATCCACCGTGCCCAAGCCAGCACCAAACAGAAACAAGCCCGCCATCAGTAACGGAATTGAACTGACCGTCGCCAGCATCGGCAACGCCAGGCAAATCATGATTGTCCCGGCGCTCAACACCTTTCGGCAGCCATAGCGCGAAGCCAGCGCACCCGCTGCGGGCATGGCGATGATCGAGCCGACACCCAGGCACAACAACAGCAGGCCCAGCGTACCTTCGCTCAGCCCGGCGCGCGCCTTGGCATACGGCACCAGTGGCGCCCAGGCCGCGATGCCGAAACCGGCGATAAAGAAAGCGATACGGGTCGACATTTGCTCCAGCCGCCCGGGAACCACGGGCGCTGAGGTGGGGATGGCAGTCATGAATAATCCTTGGTCTTGCGTTCAACGAACGATGTCCGGCGCGACATCGTTGCATATCAGGCCGTGGCACGCGAGCCGGGCTCCCCTGGGATTCTGCTGGTCGTGGATTTTGTTTTAAAAACCTGGAACGTAAGGGCAGTTTGCAGCCACGTATGCCGTATCGAGTGTGTAGGAGGCGGTCTGGAAGGTGCGTAATCCCTGTGGGCGCTTTTGAACCCCTGGGTGCTCACGGTGGATTACCACCTTCCAGCCCGCCTCCCATCATCGGTAGGTTCTGTAATACGCTGTTGTCTCAATAGGTAGGCAAGCGCACGGACTCATCGATGAAACACTTCAGGCAAACAACGTCATGACCCTGTTCTATGACGCCCGCGGCAATATCTACGGCGTGGTCAGCCCGGCCTCATTAAGAAGCAAGGGTATTGATCTGCCCGAAAGCGCTGCCTTGGCCGCGCAGACTCGTGACCGTTGGGCAACATCCGCCATCGCCCGCGAATGCGATTGGGGCTCGACACCGCGCCCGGCCGGCGCAAAGGCCCACCGCAGCGACGGTCTGCTGGTCGGCCCGTTCCAGGCCGAGCCGCCGTTTGACCTGCTGATCGTTAACACCGACGGCTCTTTGGCCGAGCGCAGTGGCAATGGCTTGACGATTTTCGCCCAGGCGCTCACTGACCAGGGCCTGATGACTGGAGCCAGTGAGTTGCGGGTGCATCACGACAAGTCGGATGCGTTGACACCGGTACCGACACGGGTTGAGCCGGCAGTCCACGAACAGGTTGCCGGGTTCTGGCTTGAGCTGGGTTTTCCAGCTTTCGGGCCCATGGCGGTGGGGGCGCAGGCCGTTGGGCGGACGATGCTAGGCGCAACTGAACTGAGCCACGTGAGCGCGTTGGCGGTGATCAACCCACAGTGGGCAACCAGTCAGTTTGTGCGGGTGGGCAACCCTCATTGTGTGACGCTGGTCGAGCACGTTTCGGCATTGCCGGATAACGCACAGATGCGGCAGCCAGCCCTGTTCGAACCCTTGAAAGCGATTGCCTTCGCGCCCCCAGCGGGTGGCGGTGAACCCTGTGTGGCCGGTATCAACTTGCAATGGGCGGCGCGCCAGCCCGGCAACCGAGTCATCGCACGGGTGTTTGAGCGCGGGGAAGGGCCCACTGCGTCTTCCGGAACCAGCGCCAGCGCTGTGGCTTGCGCGGCATGGCGTGCTGGATGGGTTGAGAGCGGTGAGGTTGCCGTGGTGATGCCGGGTGGCATTGCGCCGGTGCGTTTGCACGCTCAGGGCGAGACGTTGCTGAGTGTCAGTCTCTTCGGGGCTGCACAGCCGCAGGCGTGAGGTTGTTCAGCCGCTGACGCTGCGATCCGGTGTCAGCTGTTTCTCTATCAGTTAGTCATTCCAGCGAAAGTTTGCGTAGGGCATTTCTTATTGTTAGGAAGTGGCTCATTGACTCATTTTCTTATTTTGTAAAAGACACTTCCAACTTCGTCGTACGAAACTTCTTTTTTATTTTAAAACGGCCGATTTTTGCCTGGAATCGCTAAGCTTCGAGGCGTTCAAGGACTTTTTCTCAGCAACTTATTCCATGTTTAGCGAGAGGAAGTATCTCAGGGCGCTCATTCATTAACGGCGGGTAACAACGGATGGTTAACGCGTTTGTTTCGTCACGTTTCAATCTGATTCTTCCACGCATAAATATCGACTTACAAGTACTGGCATTCAAAGGCAGTGAGGTCCTTGATCAACCGTTCTTTATCCACGTGCAGGTGGTCAGTGAAAACCCTTCCCTTGATCTACAGGCGTTGCTTCACCAACCCGCCTACCTGGACTTCGGCGAAATCAACGAAGGCCTGCATGGTCAGGTTTACGCCGTGGGCCGGGATGACCCGGGCCGGCGCATTACTCGTTATCACCTGACCCTGGCGCCCCGCCTGGCTTACCTTGCACACCGGCATGACCAGCGGATTTTCCAGCAGCGCAGCGTGCCGCAGATCATCGCGGCGGTCCTGGAACAGCATGGCATCCTGGCGGACGCCTATGCATTCGAGCTAGGCCCTGTGGTTTATCCGCCGCGCACGTTCTGTGTGCAGTACGCGGAAAGTGACTTGCACTTCATCCAGCGGCTGTGTGAAGAGGAGGGTATTCACTACCATTTTCGTCACAGCGCGGACGCTCACCTGTTGGTCTTTGGTGATGACCAGACCGTGTTTCGCCGCTTGCCCGTGCAGCGCTACTGCCCTGACGGCGGGCTGCAAGCCGATACAAAAGTGATCCAGCGTTTCGACCTGCGCTTGGCCATCCGTAGCCAAAAGACGGTGCGCCGGGATCACGACTTTGAACATCCCTCGTTGCACCTGCAGGACAGCGCTGGTTCTGCTTCGATACTCCCGCTTGAGGACTATCGGTACCCCGCAGGTTTTGCCGGCCATGCCCGCGGCAGGCAATTGGCGCGTCGAGGGCTGGAGCGTCACCAACGCGACCGGCATCGGGCATTGGGCAAGAGTGATCAACCCGCACTGCGCAGTGGGCATTTCCTTGAACTGCGTGATCATCCCGACCCCTCCTGCAACGACCTTTGGCTGATCACTTCGGTGCGTCACGAGGGTTATCAACCGCAGGTGCTGGAGGAGGCTACACCTGCGGCTGACGTGTTCCGGGGGTATCGCAATCGCTTTATCGCGACACCCTGGCAAGCTGTGCATCGGCCGCCCCTCAAGCACCCCAAACCGACCATCAATGGCA
Encoded proteins:
- a CDS encoding type VI secretion system Vgr family protein codes for the protein MVNAFVSSRFNLILPRINIDLQVLAFKGSEVLDQPFFIHVQVVSENPSLDLQALLHQPAYLDFGEINEGLHGQVYAVGRDDPGRRITRYHLTLAPRLAYLAHRHDQRIFQQRSVPQIIAAVLEQHGILADAYAFELGPVVYPPRTFCVQYAESDLHFIQRLCEEEGIHYHFRHSADAHLLVFGDDQTVFRRLPVQRYCPDGGLQADTKVIQRFDLRLAIRSQKTVRRDHDFEHPSLHLQDSAGSASILPLEDYRYPAGFAGHARGRQLARRGLERHQRDRHRALGKSDQPALRSGHFLELRDHPDPSCNDLWLITSVRHEGYQPQVLEEATPAADVFRGYRNRFIATPWQAVHRPPLKHPKPTINGSQTATVTGPDGEDVHCDAYGRVKVRFHWDRLDKADDKSSCWVRVASGWAGDGFGATMIPRVGMEVLVTFLEGDPDRPLINGCLPNALHRPAYPLPQHKTRSVLRSRSSLGGEGSNEMYLEDRRGEELVYLRAQRDLEQRVGHDSRLEVAGERREVIHGLSTTHVESEEHRHVTGDRKVVLKASDYLDVQGDSRTHVTQNLVIEAGQQLHLKSGASLVIDAGAQLSLRAGGEHLVIQAGGIFSSRPITQGGSPSGGLLENTFTVSDVPRVSKVQSSIMNLSRHLGADYCPVCERCREGQCELPGRAA
- a CDS encoding diaminopimelate epimerase — protein: MTLFYDARGNIYGVVSPASLRSKGIDLPESAALAAQTRDRWATSAIARECDWGSTPRPAGAKAHRSDGLLVGPFQAEPPFDLLIVNTDGSLAERSGNGLTIFAQALTDQGLMTGASELRVHHDKSDALTPVPTRVEPAVHEQVAGFWLELGFPAFGPMAVGAQAVGRTMLGATELSHVSALAVINPQWATSQFVRVGNPHCVTLVEHVSALPDNAQMRQPALFEPLKAIAFAPPAGGGEPCVAGINLQWAARQPGNRVIARVFERGEGPTASSGTSASAVACAAWRAGWVESGEVAVVMPGGIAPVRLHAQGETLLSVSLFGAAQPQA
- a CDS encoding MFS transporter, translated to MTAIPTSAPVVPGRLEQMSTRIAFFIAGFGIAAWAPLVPYAKARAGLSEGTLGLLLLCLGVGSIIAMPAAGALASRYGCRKVLSAGTIMICLALPMLATVSSIPLLMAGLFLFGAGLGTVDSTVNLQAVIVERASGKTMMSGFHGLFSLGGIVGAAGVSALLGLGLSPLQATLVVIVITLAALLKAAPHLLPYGSESSGPAFAVPHGVVLFIGCLCFIVFLAEGAVLDWSAVFLSDERSLDEAYAGLGYAAFALTMTAGRLTGDAIVRRLGATWVIVAGGALAAAGTFLATLSPAWEVALLGYALVGAGCSNIVPVLYTAVGKQNVMPEHIAVPAITTLGYAGILAGPAVIGFIAHGSSLATAFLLIGMLLAAVAVSGKILRV